The genomic window TTGTTGTGCAGTTTTCCCCTATGATTATGTTTTGACTTAAATCTCAAATTCGCCAATGGCTGACATTGGAGCTGTCTACAGAGAGATGCAGGCTGCTTCCCACGAGAACAACACCGTAACAGTAATAACATCAACGATCCTGTATTTCTAGCCTTTTCAGCAGCCTGTATTGATTGACAGGCACAGTTCTGGGCACTGAAAATCGAGCAGTACACAAGATAGATAAAGTTCTACTCTGATGGAGTTATAATCTGGTGGGAAAGAAACCAAGACCAAAGGAGGAGCCACAACACTGGGGTCCTAGGAAGCCAGCTTTGGCAGGAGGACAGGAATACTGGGCCCTTTTCCAGCTCCCGGCTCAGCTCGTAGcagcctccggggtagctgggTTGAGTTGGGCTGGGTCAGGCTGAGCTGCATCCCAGGGTAGGGTCACTGTGCCACTTTTGTGACCTTGCCTTGGTGCTCCCGGAACTCTTGCCATGGTTTTGCGTCAGGGGAACTGCCAGGGCCTGATGTGGGGCCTCCTAGAGCTTAGATGAACATCTTTAGGGGTCATTTATTAACTTGCTGCCTAGAACTCACCACCCCACTCTACACCCATGCCTCTAAAGAATTGTTCCAGTTAAAATGTAGGTGGGAGGGGGTGTTTAAAATCACCCGTTCCTTGTCAGTATAGTGGTGAgtaaaaacaaagtttttttttggctgggtgtggtggctcacgcccgtaatcccagaactttgggaggccgaggggggtggatcacctgaggtcaggagttttcaagaccagcctggccaacatggtgaaaccccatctctaccaaaaatacaaaaattagccaggcgtggtggtgtgcacctgtaatcccagctactcgggaggctgaagcaggagaattgcctgaatcagCGCGTAGTTTACATGCCCAGCtaaactacattttttaaataaagaaaggccagactctgtggctcatgcctgtaatcccatcactttgggaggttgaggtgggaggatcactcgagcccaggattttgagacctgcctgggcaacatggcaagtccctgtctctaccaaaataaataaaaattagctgggcatagtggcacgtgcctggagtcccagctactcaagaggctgaggtgggaggatcacttgagcccaggaggttgaggttgcagtgagccatgttcatgccactgcactccagcctgggtaagagagtgagaccttgtctcaaaaattaaataaagacatacataaaaaataaaatcactcgCATTAGTTGAACAGGAACTAGAAATGCAGAAGTCTTTGCTTCTCTGGGGAAAATAAAGAGCCACAAAATCTGCCTGAtatggagagggagggagggcggaatagaaagagaaagagaacttgTGTCTCCTGGTGATGTTAGCAGCTGGAGGTTATTTTCTCATTCCAGTCCCCTACTCCTGGGTTGGCTCACTGCTGGCCATCCCTGTTCCAAAGCAGTCCCTCTTCTCATAATTATAATAATGCCCCTGCTCCATGCAagaagcacctactatgtgcccagaaGGAGTACGTTTATATTCTTAATCTTTGCAGTTACCTAGAGGTCAATTTGCCCATTTATCAATTGAGGAAACAGATTTTCAGCAACATTAAGTAACTAGCCCAATATTGCCTAGTtaataagtagcagagctggCACTTAAACCCAATTTCCTCTAACACCACTAGGTTACAATATGTTCTTTCTGCtattccatgttttctttctatCTCAAACCCATCTCAAGACAACAAGTAGTTATTGAGGATCTACTGAATACCAGGTGCAGCTAAAAGCTTTCACTTGTCATTCCCTGACCCCAGGACCCTGGCACAGTCCCTTCACCCTGCTTTCCTTTCTCAGATGCTCCCATTTCcaaatctctgcctccctttcCCCTGCCCATTCTGCCTCCGCCAGTGCCCATTCCTGCCGTCCCCCATTCTGGGCCTGTGGTCAGCAGTGCAGCAGTACCCAGGTGGGGCAGCAGGCCTGACTCACTCCTGTGTCAGGGACTGTAAAGGGCGCGGGCCAAGGCTTTGCTGTCGCTGTCGTCACTGCACGATTGTTCCTGATTCagcggcagatcacctgagccacACCTGAGTACCACCAACCTCCTCTTTGAAGAGCAAACATGGGGGCCTCTAAAGGAACATGGTTAGATAAACAGACCTCTCTGGAGATGAGGTTTAGCTCCTCAGAGGAGATAgatttaagaatatttattaagctCCTACTAGGTGACAGCCAAGTACTGGAGACACTACAGAGATCTAATGAGAAAAAGGTCAGATGTGGCACTGTACACTCGTGGAGATTATATTCCAGTAGGTGGGACAAACGACagcaaaaagtaaatacataaaatgattcCCCAACGTGATATGTGTCACGAAGAAAAACAAGGGGCTGAGAAGGAGGTTAGCAGTGGTGATGGATCAAGGTAAAGGTCAAACGAGGGAAATGAAGGAACATGGTGATCTAGGGGAAGATGGGAAGGAAATGAGGAGGAGAGCTGGAAATGGAAGAGGCTAAGGGCCTGCTTCTCCAGGATCAGGGCAGTGGGAGCCAGTTCAGTTTGCTCGTCTCAGCCCCCGGCACTTTCTGTCCTTAACTCATTCCCCAGCCTGCACTCCCCCACCCCCTTATTGGCTTAATGATTCACCCCCAACCTTTCCCTAGCTTCCTGTGTGGCAGGAAGGGGCAGGAGCAGAGCCCTGGGGCTCTGAGGGTAGCAGGAATGGGAATGGGATTGGTTGGGAATGGTGAGCAGTCCGAGTTCTCAGGTCTTCTCTTTGTCCCGTTCTGGTGTTGCCGCAAAGAAAGGTCTCTCTGTGCCAGGAGGACAGTGAGGATAACTAGACCAACTGCAGGCCCAGATTCCAGATGTGGGAGGTAGTGGCAAAACAAGATCCTGGCATCCCCTTCATTTCCCCTCCTCTGCCTAATGCCCTAGAGAAATTTTCCATCATAAACAAGTAATGCATTCGTAAACTTTGGTGCTGTGTTCTCTCTCCCACCCACTCGTTTTCTTCCATCATCACTAGCTCTCCCTACTCCCAATTTATGTCTGCGTGAGTGTGAGGGTCTGTACACATGTGTAAGTAGTCATGGGTTTATGTTGGTCATTGTGTAGCGTGCGAGTTCCGAGTTGCCTTGGAATAAggatgttgggggtgggggtgggctccCTGTGCTTGGGTGTAAATGTAAGAATGATGGCAGGTGTGAAGGCAGGCATGGGAAAGCAATGCGCCTTTGTTTACAGAGGAGGTGTGTTTTATGCAGGCCAGGAAGAAGTGTGTAATGTGGAAGGGATCTTGTGTATTTAGATAAGAGTAGCGAGTATAAAATAAAGTGACTTGTAGGCCCAGGAATTGTACACACAGCAGTAGTGTATCTATTTCTAGCCGGTTGTGGCCTGTCCTCTTATTTGTGTTCCTACATGTTCTTGATTGAAAAATCCGTGTAAGTGTTTCCTAAATGGGAAAAGTGTTTGCTGTTTGGTGTCTGTGTAAGAATTGTCCCAGCTTTTCTAAAGACGTTGTACATTTGTATGAGTGGTTTGGAGGAGTGTAACCACATCTCAGAAGCTTGGTGTGACCCAGCCAAGGTGGGGATACTATATGCACACCTACAGTTGTACATTTCACCTGGTGTTTAACAAGATTATTGAGCAACTGCTGCCTACAAGATACCATGCTGGGTTCTCTGGAGGACACAAAGACGTGTATGACACAGCCTCCAATGGAAGACATCATATGTGTATTCACTTTGTGCACCAGGCTTAAAATGATGGTGGAAAGATCTGAGCCAGATGTATTTCAAATCTCTGGAGTAATCTCAGATCTTTTCATCCTCTTGCTGTCGGCAACCCTCCCTCCCCCATGCTCCCTTCCCCTAATGATATCCACCTCATTGCCCAATTCTGATTATCTTATGCTAGGAACGTCTCTTAGAGCCACCTTCTCAGGCTCTTGTTACCATCTACCTGAGCCCCTCCGATAGCCTCCtgtctcctgccttagtctctccCCATCCAGAGCATCACTCCTCATCCCAATCAGTTACCTGCTTGAATTTTCTTCCCTTTATCTCATCCAGCAACCCACAAGCTCTACAGTCTAGAGTGAAACCCAGGCTCCAGACCTAGCAGCTCTGCTCTCCCCACTCTGCCCAATTCCACTCCTTTCCAGCCATTATTACATCCCACTACTCCCTTACAGGAAACTTACTCTGAGATTGTTTTTCTTGTGATTCCCCAAACACATCCTGTACTTTTCCAGCTCAAAGTCTTTGCTAATTCCATTCTTACAGTCATCCTCCACATCTGAATTTGTCATATCTCACCCACTGTTCAAGATCACCACCAGTGCCACtcttccatgaagccttccctgattgaTTGGACAGATGTGAACACTAGCTCTTTTGGGTCCCCCTTAACACTTAGTCTTcagttttcttagtttttgtttgtttgtttgtttgttgttttttgagacagggtctcaccctgtcatccaggctggagtgcagtggcatgatctcagctcactgcatcctctgcctcctgagttcaagcgattctcctgcctcagcctccgagtagctgggattacatacatgcgccaccatgcttggctaatttttgtattcttagtagagacagggtttcactatgttgaccgggctggtctcgaactcctgacttcaaatgatccactcgccttggcctcccaaagtgttgggattacaggtgtgagccaccacgcccggcctttcttAGGATCTTCAAAAAAGCTTGCCTTTCCTTCAGGCAGAAACTCaatgtaacaaaaaaaaagagagagagagagagaccaacagagagacagagagatagagagcTCTCCTGGCCATGTTTCCCTCTTCATGATGGAGGGTAAGGCCCTCACAGCTGGAGTATCAGTTTTATCTGGCTTTCCTCGGGGAGCTGCATGACACAGCACTTATACTGAAACTAGCCTCAGGATTCTCAACAGCAGTACCCTCAACAGAGGGCACCTGAAATAGGTGAATGCTCAAAAGATGTTAAATTCTGCgcggtggctcccagcactttgggaggccgaggcaggcagattggttgagctcaggagttcaagaccagcctgggcaacatggcaaaaccctggctctacaaaaaattatatatatatataatcaggaggctgaggtaggaggatagcttgagcccgagaggcagaggtttcagtcagccgagatcatgccactgcactctaacctgggcaacaaagccaaaccctatctcaaaaataaataaataaataaaaagttaaattctgTGTCCATGAGCAGCTGTCTGTAAGGAAGTTATGGAAATGTGAATCTACTTTAAGTTGAGTAATTACCATTACTGTAACATTTGTATGTCTCACGATTTAGAATGTTCTTCCCATAAATTTGGTTGTTTGACTCACAGCAAGGGGCAAATCTAGATGGCTACTAACCTATTGCCTTTGTATTTGTGGCCCTCTGCACTAGCctttatttgaatatttctgCACACTCCTAAGAGAGTAGTTTTGCTGAACTGCCCCTATACAGTCTTTGCACCTTTGCTGTGTACGTGTGTTGGTATGTGCATGTGgtatgtgttttccttttttccaggatttcattcttttttatggctgaataatatttaattgtgtgttgttattattttatagtgacaaggtctcactatgttgccgaggctcctgagctcaagtgatcctcccacctcagcctccccaaatgctaggattacaggcgagagccaccatgccccaccattgtatattacttttttaatctttctgtccttttttctcccccaacttttatttgagattttggggtatatgtgcaggtttgttacctaagtatactgcatgatgctgaggtttggggtactgagcatagtacccaggtactgagcatagtacccaataatttttcaacttttgccTTGCTCCCTCCGTCCTTCTTCTAGTAGTCTCAAGTtgctattgttgccatctttatgtccatgagttctcaaTGTTTCCCACTTaaagtgagaatgtgtggtatttgattttctgttcctgagttaatccgcttaggataatggtctccagctgcatccatgttgctgcaaaggacataatttcattcttttttatgggtaTGCGGTGTGTGTCTTCATATGTGCTCAGGCAGGCaggtttgtgtctgtgtgtgctacTGTGTTCATTTCTCTCTTAATCTTGACTATTTCTGTAACGATTTCCTTCTTGGGGAGTGTATTTTCTAAGGATACCTACAAGTACATGAATGTGCACATGTAACTGGGTCAGTGTTGTAGCAGGACGGCCTGATCTCCAATAAAAAGCCCTATTGGcagggcgcggcggctcacgactgtaatcccagcactttgggaggccaaggcgggcaaaccaaataccacacatcctcacttataagtgggaaccaAACATTGggaactcatggacataaagatggcaacaatagcaACTTGAGACTACTAGAAGAAGGACGGAGGGAGcgaggcagattacgaggtcaggagatccagaccatccgggccaacatggtgaaaccccgtctccactaaaaatacaaaaattagctgggcatggtggtgcatgcctgtattcccagctactggggaggctgaggcaggaaaatcgcttgaaccagggagtcagagattgcagtgagccgagatcgcgcctctgcattccagcctggcgacagaacgcgaccccgtctccaaaaaaaaaaaaaaaaaagccctcttgGGTCCCTAGTGCTGGGGCCTGTGAGGGATCCTGTGGCTAAACCATCTCCTAGGCTGTCGCGAACCCCTCTCCAGATGCCACATGCCCCGACATGTGCCTACAGCCCGGGATCTCACCCACCCCCACTCGCGACTCACACACTCAACGTACAGTTGGGCGCCTAGGATTGCGCACGCCAAGTCTCCACCCACTCCCTTTGTTTAATCGTTGGAATTTCCAGACCGCTGCTGCCAACCGCTCCCCAGCTGCGGGAGGAGGAGTTAGAAGGACCCGCCCAATTTCCAGGAGCCCATAAATTAACTCTGCCTGCAGCCGGCCTGCACTTGGCCTTACACTCCGCTCAGGGCACCATGTGTCACTCTCGCAGCTGCCACCCGACCATGACCATCCTGCAGGCCCCGACCCCGGCCCCCTCCACCAACCCGGGACCCCGGCGGGGCTCCGGTCCTGAGATCTTCACCTTCGACCCTCTCCCGGAGCCCGCATTGGTCCCCGCCGGGCGCCCCAGCACCTCTCGCGGGCACCGAAAGCGCAGCCGCAGGGTTCTCTACCCTCGAGTGGTGAGTATCGCCGAAGTGGGCATTCGCGGGGTGTGCTGCCCTGGAGTCACTGGGGAATGACTCGACTCCAGAGGCCTCGACATGACCTGTCTCCTTTTTTGTCACCCCTTAGGTCCGGCGCCAGCTGCCAGTCGAGGAACCGAACCCAGCCAAAAGGCTTCTCTTTCTGCTGCTCACCATCGTCTTCTGCCAGATCCTGATAGCTGAAGAGGGTGTGCCAGCGCCCCTGCCTCCGGAGGACGCCCCCAGCACCGCATCCCAGGCGCCCACCCCTGTGCCCCCGGTCCTCGAGCCCTTTAATCTGACTTCGGAGCCCTCGGACTACGCTTTGGACCTCAGCACTTTCCTCCAGCAACACCCAGCCGCCTTCTGACTTTGACTCCCCGCACTCCCCAAAAAGAATCcgaaaaaccacaaagaaacaCCAGGCGTACCTGGTGCGCGAGAGCGTATCCCAAACTGGGACTTCCGAGGCAACTTGAACTCAGAACACTACAGCGGAGACGACACCCAGTGCTTGAGGCGGGACTGAGGCGCACATAGACCGAGGCACAGCCAAGCTGGGGCTAAGCCCGGTGGGAATTAGAGCGTcgttaatttatttcttattgctcctaattaatatttatatgtatttatgtacgTCCTCCTAGGTGATGAAGGGGTGTAcgtaatatttattttaacttatgCAAGGGTGTGAGATGTTCCCCCTGCTGTAAATGCAGGTCTCTTGGTATTTATTGAGCTTTGTGGGACTGGTGGAGGCAGGACACCTGGAACTGCGGCAGAGTAGGAGAAGAAGTGGGGAGGACCCGGGTGGGGGAGGACGTTCCGGCTGGGATGAAGCCTGGTGGTGGGTCGTAAGTTTAGGAGGTGACACTGCATCCTCCAGCATCTCAGCTCCGTCTGTCTACTGTGTGAGACTTCGGCGGACCATTGGGAATGAGATCCGTGAGATCCTTTGATCTTCTTGAAGTCGCCTTTAGGGAGAGGCTGCGGGGTAGAGGGTTGGGGGTTGGTGGGCTGTCACGGGGCGACTGTCGAGATTGCCCAGTATGTTCTGTGAACACAAATAAACTTGATTTACTGTCTGCAGTCTTGAGTGTATCTTTGCAAGCGCCGACTCCCCACTCCTCCCCGCCTTCAGATGGCAAGGAACGGCGGGAGGCGCCGTGGCCCAGTCCCCAGCCCGCGCACTTCCCTGGGCCCGGGAGCTCCTTTTCCTGGAGTCAACAGAACCCAGCATCCGGTTGCCCGATGCAGTCTTTCATTGCCCAGTCTGCGGTTTTCCCAGGTAGTTGCCCCGCGGCGAATCCGAGATGTGGCAATCACCCTTACGCCAGGGTGCCGGGCCGCGGAGGTCAAGTCCCGCGCCCGGGGGCGGAGCGTGGAGCTGTGTCGCCCGGCTCAAGAAGGGCGGTGATTGGGGCGGCAGGGATGTGGCCGCCCCTGGGCTAACCAGGCAGCCCGGCTGGGCCCGGGAGCCAACGGGTGGGCGGGCTGCGGACTCGAGCGGGGCCTGCCGGGAAAGGGGCGGGCCAAGCTCACAGGGCCGAGGCGGGGCGAGGTGGGGGTGCTTAGTTTGCTGCGGGGGGCGGGGTCGCGGCTGCAGCAGCAACAGGGTGCGGCCGGGTGGGGAACGCGGGAGCGGACCCAGGAAGGCTGGTCCGCTACCGGCCCCTGCTCGGCTTGCAGGTCCCTGCGCGCCCCCGCCCTTCCCTAGACCCCAGCCGGGCCGCCGCCGGTGTCCAGGAAGgtgagtgggggaggggagatggaGCCTGGGGCTGccgagaagcagggagggaggggaaagatcTTCAGGCCTCTGGGCGCAGGGGACCTTTATCAAAGGGAGCGGCGAGGGGAAGGGAGGGACCGTACGCAGGCGGGGAAGAGGTCGCTGGGGATCTTCAGGATTTTGCAGGGAAAAGCTTTAGCGGACCCATGGGTGCGGAAGGGACAGGCTGTGGCGGATGCAGACTGAGAGGGCCTGACGGGAAAAGGAAAGGATGGGCCCTGTGGACGCCACAGCGCCCCTTCCCCATCCGCAATggctttccctccctctcctccagctccagcctgaACCATGTTTTTCACCTGTGGCCCAAATGAGGCCATGGTGGTCTCCGGTAAGTACTGTTGTACCCTTCCCAGCCAGTGACCCCAGAACCCCTGTGAGtctggcctctgccccttctccctctccctaccAGCTTCCCAGCCCCAGACTTCTGCCCCTTGATGACCACGAACTGCCCAGTTTGATTCCCACCATTCCAAGGCCCAGATTGCTTCCCCTCCAGCTCCCAGATTCTCTCCTGTGGGTTGCTGTCCCCTAGCCCCCGCCAGTTCCTCAGTCTTCCACATTCAAGCTCTGCCACAGTTCCTCACTGCTCCTCACTTTGCAGGGTTCTGCCGAAGCCCCCCAGTCATGGTGGCTGGAGGACGAGTCTTTGTCCTGCCCTGCATCCAGCAGATCCAGAGGTAGGCAAGAAGGGAACCAGGGAAGGGGAAcctcccattttctctttttcctccttttcttactGTCTGTCCCTTCTTTTTCCCCTAGGATCTCTCTCAACACACTGACCCTCAATGTCAAGAGTGAAAAGGTTTACACTCGCCATGGGGTCCCCATCTCAGTCACTGGCATTGCCCAGGTGAGGCTTTCAGAGCCTTTTCCCCAAAGTCTACTTCCCCATCACCCTCTCACCCGGACATTAAGACATCTTCTGGCCACAGCCTTCTCGATCCTTGCCTGCAGAGAAGTTCCTCTGCTAGTCTCATCTTTTCCAGGCACCCTCAAGGCACTTGCcgcctcctcctttctttccctgaaATGGAAGAAGCATTTCTTTGAGGgctctcccttctctctgcttcttctcTGACTTCATGAGGCCCCCACCACACCTTTCCTACCCCTACTCTGGCTACAGGTAAAAATCCAGGGGCAGAACAAGGAGATGCTGGCGGCCGCCTGTCAGATGTTCCTGGGGAAGACGGAGGCTGAGATTGCCCACATTGCCCTGGAGACGTTAGAGGGCCACCAGAGGGCCATAATGGCCCACATGACTGTGGAGGTTGGCCTGGGGGCAGGGAACCATCTGGAATGATGCCAAAATGAGGGGGACCCAAGGACCACACTAGTCTGTGAGAGACAGTGGATCTAAGAGCTTACATCCCGGCCGGGCAgggtgcttcatgcctgtaatcccagcactttgggacaccaaggcgggtggatcacttgaggtcaggagttcaagaccagcctagccaacctggtgaaaccccatctctactaaaaatacaaaaattagctgggcatggtggtgggtgcctgtaatcccagctacttgggaggctgaggcaggagaatcgcttgaacccaggaggtagaggttgcagtgagccaaaaaaaaaagaaatcttacatcccctctccccaccatccTGTTATCACAGGAGATCTATAAGGACAGGCAGAAATTCTCAGAGCAGGTTTTCAAAGTGGCCTCCTCAGACCTGGTCAACATGGGCATCAGTGTGGTTAGCTACACTCTGAAGGACATTCACGATGACCAGGTAAAACTGGGCAATTGATCCTTCCCCACTTCCTTGCTCCCATCTCTTAAGCCGTCCAAGGGACTAATTTCTACATCTCTCCCACAGGACTATTTGCACTCTTTGGGAAAGGCTCGAACAGCTCAAGTCCAAAAAGATGCACGGATTGGAGAAGCAGAGGCCAAGAGAGATGCTGGGATCCGGGTGAGAGAGATGGGGGTTGCTTAGTGGGAAAGGGGATAGAAGTGGCACAACTGAGAAGAAGCAGGGGTGCTGGGTTAGCAGGGAAAATACTTGAGGCAGACAGAGAACCTTGGTGGGAAGCAGGCTCTCACTGTGGCCTTTCTCCCACTGCCCTGACATTTCCTACCTGATCTCTGCTTGGACAGGAAGCCAAAGCCAAGCAGGAAAAGGTGTCCGCTCAGTACCTGAGTGAGATC from Macaca fascicularis isolate 582-1 chromosome 4, T2T-MFA8v1.1 includes these protein-coding regions:
- the IER3 gene encoding radiation-inducible immediate-early gene IEX-1; translation: MCHSRSCHPTMTILQAPTPAPSTNPGPRRGSGPEIFTFDPLPEPALVPAGRPSTSRGHRKRSRRVLYPRVVRRQLPVEEPNPAKRLLFLLLTIVFCQILIAEEGVPAPLPPEDAPSTASQAPTPVPPVLEPFNLTSEPSDYALDLSTFLQQHPAAF